The following nucleotide sequence is from Nocardioides eburneiflavus.
CACCGCTGGCCGCGCCTGCGCTGTGCTTCGACCTGCGCCGCGGCTGCTCGCTGGTCGAGCACCTGGTCGCCGGGGGTCGGCCGACCTACCTGCTCGAGTACGGGCAGGTCTCCTTCCGCAACCGGTCCCTCGGCATGGAGCACTGGGTCGACGAGGTGCTGCCCGAGGCGGTCCGGGCCGTGCACGAGCACTCCGGCGGCCGCGGGGTGCACCTGGTCGGGTGGAGCCTCGGTGGCATCTTCACCCTGCTCGTCGCCGCCGACCGGCAGGACCTGCCGATCGCCTCGATCACCGTGGTCGGGTCGCCCGTCGACGTCACCAAGGTGCCACTCGTCGCGCCGGTCCGCCCGCTGCTCAACCTGACGCAGGGCCGCGGAGCGATCACCCGTGCCTACCGGGCCCTGGGCGGCATCCCCCAGCCGCTCGTCAACTGGGCCTTCACCGCCGCGTCCGCCCAGAAGGTCGTCACCAAGCCACTCGCGGTGCTGACCCACCTCGACGACACCGACTACCTCGCCCAGCTCGAGGCGGTCGACCGCTTCCGGGCCAACATGTTCGCCTACCCGGGTCGGACCTTCGGCCAGCTCTACCACCGCTTCGTCAAGGGCAACGCCCTCGCGCGGGGCACCATGCAGGTCGGCGACCGGACGATCGACCTGGCGGCGATCTCGGTCCCGACGCTCGTCTTCGGCGGCAACACCGACGGCATCGCGCCCCTGCCCGCCGTACGCGCGGTGGTCCCGCTGCTGACCGGCGCGCCGCAGGTGCGCTTCGAGGTCGTGCCCGGCGGGCACCTCGGCATGCTGACCGGCCGGGCGGCCCGCGGGACGACGTGGACCGTCATCGACGAGTGGGTCGACGAGTGGTCGGGCAAGGCGCCCGTGAAGGCCCCGGCGAGGAGGAAGGCCGCGCGCACGGCTGCGGCGCGCAAGGTGGCTGGCACGAAGGCTCCTGCGAAGAAGGCCCCGGTGAAGAAGGCCCCGGTGAAGAAGGCCACCGCCACGAGGACGCCGGCGAAGAAGGCGTCCGCCGACACGATCGGCTCGAACCCGTCCCGTCGCTACGGGTCGGCCGGCTCGCGGGCGCTGGGCCAGCGGTGACCTCGGCCGTCCCGGCGGGCGGGCCCGCGACGCTGCCGCGCGGCGTCCGGATCGGCTACGGCAGCGGGTCGGTGGCCACGGGCGCGTTCGGCACCGTGCCGGGCCTGATGCTGCTCCCCTACCTCACCGACGAGCTGGGGATCGCCGCGCTGTGGGCGGGCGTCATCGTCTTCCTCCCGAAGGCGTGGGACGTGGTGCTCAACCCGGTCGCCGGTCGGGTGAGCGACCGGACCGTCGACCCGGCCGGTCCCCGACGGCCGTGGCTGATCCGGGCGGGGCTCATGCTCGCCGGGGCGTTCGCGCTCATCTTCGCCGCCCCCGACCTGCGGAGCTCGCTGCTCGAGGCGGGCTGGGTCCTGCTCTTCTTCGTGCTCGCCGCGTCGGCGTACGCGTTCTTCCAGGTGCCCTACGTCGCGATGCCCGCGGAGATCACCACGTCGTACGACGAGCGGACCCGCCTGATGACGTGGCGGGTGGCGATCCTGGCCTTCACGATCATGCTCGCGGGCGCGACCGCGCCGCTGATCCGCGACGAGGTCGGCGGCCGCGACGGCTACCGGGTGATGGGCGTGGTCATGTCCGTGCTGATCGCCGTCGGGGTCGCGAGCGCCTGGTGGGGCACCCGGAGGGCCCCGATCGGCGCGGTCGCCGCCGGCGCGGGCACGCTCCGCGAGCAGCTACGGGTCGTGGGGCAGGCGCGTGACTTCCGCGTGCTGCTGACCACGTTCGTCCTGCAGGCCCTCGCCACCGGCTGCATGCTGGCGGGGGTGGACTACCTCGCCGGCGACGTGCTGGACCGGTCCGGGGCCGCGACCGTCCTCTTCGTGTGCTTCGTCGGCCCCGCCCTGCTGCTGACACCCGTGTGGGCCTCGCTCGGCACGCGCATCGGCAAGCAGCGGGGCTACGTCATCGCCTCGCTCGTGCTGGCGGCGGGCGCGGTGCTCGCGAGCACCGCCCGGGTCGCGCCGCCCGCCGTCGTGTTCGCCGCGACCGCGCTGGTGGGGGTGGGCTACGCCGGGTGCCAGGTGTTCCCGATGGCCATGCTGCCCGACGCGGCGGCGGTCGACTCGGCCCGCACCGGCGAGAACCGGGCCGGCGTCTACACCGGCGTGTGGACGGCCGGGGAGACCCTCGGCCTCGCCCTGGGACCGGCCCTGTTCGCGGTCGTGCTCGCCCTCGGCGGCTACCTCTCGAGCGAGGGCCGCGAGATCACCCAGCCGGACTCGGCCCTCACCGCCATCACGCTCGGGTTCTCGGTGCTGCCGGCGGTCCTGACCCTGCTCAGCCTGCGGTGGCTGCGGCAGTACACCCTCGACGCCGCCGAGGTGGCGGCAGCGGAAGGAGCCGTCCGTGCCTGACCCGATCGAGCGACTGGCCGAGATGCAGCGTGGCGACCTGCCCGTGCACGGCGGGCGGACGCTGGCCTACGTCTACGACTCCGGCGACCCGGAGGTCGACCGCATCGCCCGCGAGGCCGTCGCCGCCTATGCCGCCTCGAACGCGCTCGACCCCACGGCCTTCCCGTCCCTGCTCCGGATGGAGAACGAGCTCGTCGGCTTCGCCTGCGACCTCCTCGACGCCCCGGAGTCCGCGGTGGGGACGGTGACCGCGGGAGGCACGGAGTCGATCCTGCTGGCGGTCCAGGGGGCTCGCGACAGCCGCCCCGACGTCGTACGTCCGCGGATGGTCCTGCCGGCCACCGCGCACGCGGCCTTCCACAAGGCGGCGCACTACTTCGGGGTCGAGGCGGTGCTGGTGCCGGTCGGTCCCGACTTCCGGGCCGACGCGCGGGCGATGGCCGAGGCGATCGACGACGACACGGTGCTGGTCGTGGCCAGCGCCCCGTCCTACGCGCACGGCGTGGTGGACCCGGTCGGCGAGATCGCGGCGGCGGCCGCCGCCCGCGGGGTGCGCTGCCACGTGGACGCCTGCATCGGCGGCTGGGTGCTGCCGTACGCCGCCCGGCTGGGGCGCGCGGTGCCGCCGTGGACCTTCGCGGTCGAGGGCGTCACGTCCATCTCGGTCGACACCCACAAGTACGCCTACGCCCCCAAGGGCACGTCGCTGCTGCTGCACCGCGACGCCGGCCTCCGCTCGCCGCAGTTCTTCGCCTCGGCGGCCTGGCCGGGCTACACGATGCTCAACGCGACGACCCAGTCGACGCGGTCCGGCGGCCCGATCGCCGGAACCTGGGCGGTCGTCGAGCACATCGGGGACGCGGGCTACCTCGAGCTCGCCGACAGCGCGTTCGCGGCGGTCGACGCGATCGTGGCCTGCATCGACGCCGAGCCCGCGCTGCGGCTCCTGGTGCCGCCCGACTCGACGCTCGTCACGCTCGCGACCGACGCCTCGTGCGACGCCTTCACGCTGACCGACGAGCTCGTCTCGCGCGGCTGGTACGTCCAGCCCCAGCTGTCGTACGGCGACGGGGGTCCCAGCATCCACCTGTCGGTCAGCGCCGGCACGCACGAGCACGTCGGCGAGCTCGCCGCGGCGCTCGCGGAGTCGGTCGCGGCGGCGCAGGCGGCGGGACCGGTCGCCGTCGACCCGGACGTGGTGGCGTTCATCGAGGCCCTGGACCCGACCGCGCTCGGCGACGACGACTTCGACGGCCTCCTCGCGGCGTCGGGACTCGTGGGCGCCTCGGCGGACGGCGGCCTCGAGCTGCCCGGCCGGATGGCCGCGGTCAACGCGATGCTGGACGTCGCCTCGCCGGCGATGCGGGAGGCGCTGCTGGTGGCGTTCCTCGACCGGCTGCAGCGACCAGCCGGACGCCATCCCCGCGAGGGCGCACGATGAGTGCGCTCGCCGGACTCGTCGAGAAGGGTCGCGTCGCCCCGGACTGGGCCGAGGCCCTCGCGCCGGTCGACGAG
It contains:
- a CDS encoding alpha/beta fold hydrolase; the encoded protein is MDLIPKPEQVVAAAGNVAHTLLYGGLADLRPMPRTLISDGELREVYHYRPAKDVPETGDPVLLVTPLAAPALCFDLRRGCSLVEHLVAGGRPTYLLEYGQVSFRNRSLGMEHWVDEVLPEAVRAVHEHSGGRGVHLVGWSLGGIFTLLVAADRQDLPIASITVVGSPVDVTKVPLVAPVRPLLNLTQGRGAITRAYRALGGIPQPLVNWAFTAASAQKVVTKPLAVLTHLDDTDYLAQLEAVDRFRANMFAYPGRTFGQLYHRFVKGNALARGTMQVGDRTIDLAAISVPTLVFGGNTDGIAPLPAVRAVVPLLTGAPQVRFEVVPGGHLGMLTGRAARGTTWTVIDEWVDEWSGKAPVKAPARRKAARTAAARKVAGTKAPAKKAPVKKAPVKKATATRTPAKKASADTIGSNPSRRYGSAGSRALGQR
- a CDS encoding MFS transporter, whose protein sequence is MTSAVPAGGPATLPRGVRIGYGSGSVATGAFGTVPGLMLLPYLTDELGIAALWAGVIVFLPKAWDVVLNPVAGRVSDRTVDPAGPRRPWLIRAGLMLAGAFALIFAAPDLRSSLLEAGWVLLFFVLAASAYAFFQVPYVAMPAEITTSYDERTRLMTWRVAILAFTIMLAGATAPLIRDEVGGRDGYRVMGVVMSVLIAVGVASAWWGTRRAPIGAVAAGAGTLREQLRVVGQARDFRVLLTTFVLQALATGCMLAGVDYLAGDVLDRSGAATVLFVCFVGPALLLTPVWASLGTRIGKQRGYVIASLVLAAGAVLASTARVAPPAVVFAATALVGVGYAGCQVFPMAMLPDAAAVDSARTGENRAGVYTGVWTAGETLGLALGPALFAVVLALGGYLSSEGREITQPDSALTAITLGFSVLPAVLTLLSLRWLRQYTLDAAEVAAAEGAVRA
- a CDS encoding pyridoxal phosphate-dependent decarboxylase family protein yields the protein MPDPIERLAEMQRGDLPVHGGRTLAYVYDSGDPEVDRIAREAVAAYAASNALDPTAFPSLLRMENELVGFACDLLDAPESAVGTVTAGGTESILLAVQGARDSRPDVVRPRMVLPATAHAAFHKAAHYFGVEAVLVPVGPDFRADARAMAEAIDDDTVLVVASAPSYAHGVVDPVGEIAAAAAARGVRCHVDACIGGWVLPYAARLGRAVPPWTFAVEGVTSISVDTHKYAYAPKGTSLLLHRDAGLRSPQFFASAAWPGYTMLNATTQSTRSGGPIAGTWAVVEHIGDAGYLELADSAFAAVDAIVACIDAEPALRLLVPPDSTLVTLATDASCDAFTLTDELVSRGWYVQPQLSYGDGGPSIHLSVSAGTHEHVGELAAALAESVAAAQAAGPVAVDPDVVAFIEALDPTALGDDDFDGLLAASGLVGASADGGLELPGRMAAVNAMLDVASPAMREALLVAFLDRLQRPAGRHPREGAR